A window of the Streptomyces sp. NBC_00250 genome harbors these coding sequences:
- a CDS encoding helix-turn-helix domain-containing protein, giving the protein MTTRGLDEFAGWVEGLMRQRGYDIDSPRGGGKSRIADEAGVHRAAVTRLLQRQSMPDLETMRRIAPLLGVSVRDMLIRSGRVSPEELPMAADLLPPSDWQPSMEDFARWLGVPDERMGVFVKVVNQFLEPDTEAEGPAEAPEPRRTARD; this is encoded by the coding sequence ATGACCACTCGTGGGCTGGACGAGTTCGCAGGCTGGGTCGAAGGCCTGATGCGACAGCGCGGCTACGACATCGACAGCCCGCGTGGCGGTGGCAAGTCCCGGATCGCGGACGAGGCCGGGGTGCACCGGGCCGCCGTGACGCGGCTGCTGCAGCGGCAGAGCATGCCCGACCTGGAGACCATGCGCAGGATCGCCCCGCTGCTGGGCGTCTCGGTCCGCGACATGCTGATCCGGTCCGGCCGCGTGTCGCCCGAGGAGCTCCCGATGGCGGCGGATCTGCTGCCCCCGAGCGATTGGCAGCCCTCCATGGAGGACTTCGCCCGCTGGCTGGGGGTGCCCGACGAGCGCATGGGCGTCTTCGTCAAGGTCGTGAACCAGTTCCTGGAGCCCGACACGGAGGCCGAGGGGCCCGCCGAGGCCCCGGAACCGCGCCGCACCGCCCGGGACTGA
- the rpsG gene encoding 30S ribosomal protein S7: MPRKGPAPKRPVIIDPVYSSPLVTSLINKILLDGKRSTAERIVYGAMEGLREKTGQDPVITLKRALENVKPALEVKSRRVGGATYQVPIEVKPGRASTLALRWLVGYSRARREKTMTERLMNELLDASNGLGAAVKKREDTHKMAESNKAFAHYRW, translated from the coding sequence ATGCCTCGTAAGGGCCCCGCCCCGAAGCGCCCGGTCATCATCGACCCGGTCTACAGCTCTCCTCTTGTCACCTCGCTGATCAACAAGATCCTGCTGGACGGCAAGCGTTCCACCGCCGAGCGCATCGTGTACGGCGCCATGGAGGGTCTTCGCGAGAAGACCGGCCAGGACCCGGTCATCACGCTGAAGCGCGCTCTCGAGAACGTCAAGCCGGCCCTCGAGGTCAAGTCCCGCCGTGTCGGTGGCGCCACCTACCAGGTGCCGATCGAGGTCAAGCCGGGCCGCGCGTCCACGCTGGCCCTCCGCTGGCTCGTCGGTTACTCCCGCGCCCGTCGCGAGAAGACCATGACCGAGCGCCTCATGAACGAGCTCCTCGACGCCTCGAACGGCCTCGGTGCGGCCGTCAAGAAGCGTGAGGACACGCACAAGATGGCCGAGTCCAACAAGGCCTTCGCGCACTACCGCTGGTAG
- a CDS encoding WhiB family transcriptional regulator, giving the protein MENLLFQPDPTPWQAAAACAGLSPSVVFARRAKEAAPALRACADCPVRRECETAVAPAESYFDGVCAGRLYRNGRPADPARVAKAVALTPTLAWSGRRG; this is encoded by the coding sequence GTGGAGAACCTCTTGTTCCAGCCCGACCCCACCCCCTGGCAGGCCGCCGCCGCGTGTGCCGGCCTCTCCCCGTCCGTCGTCTTCGCCCGCCGCGCCAAGGAGGCGGCCCCGGCGCTGCGCGCCTGTGCCGACTGCCCCGTCCGCCGCGAGTGCGAGACGGCGGTGGCCCCCGCCGAGAGCTACTTCGACGGCGTGTGCGCGGGCCGCCTGTACCGCAACGGGCGGCCGGCGGACCCGGCGCGCGTCGCGAAGGCGGTCGCCCTCACCCCGACGCTCGCCTGGAGCGGCCGCCGTGGCTGA
- the fusA gene encoding elongation factor G — MATTSLDLAKVRNIGIMAHIDAGKTTTTERILFYTGVSYKIGEVHDGAATMDWMEQEQERGITITSAATTCHWPLENVDHTINIIDTPGHVDFTVEVERSLRVLDGAVTVFDGVAGVEPQSETVWRQADRYGVPRICFVNKLDRTGAEFLRCVDMIVDRLGAVPIVMQLPIGSEMDFQGVVDLVRMKALVWSAEASKGEMYDVVDIPASHTELAEEWRAKLVETVAENDEELMELFLEGVEPTEEQLYAAVRRITIASGKGNGEKTVTPVFCGTAFKNKGVQPLLDAVVRYLPSPLDVEAIEGHDVRDAEVVVKRKPSDDEPLSALAFKIASDPHLGKLTFVRIYSGRLEAGTAVLNSVKGKKERIGKIYRMHANKREEIDSVGAGDIVAVMGLKQTTTGETLCDDKNPVVLESMDFPAPVIQVAIEPKSKGDQEKLGVAIQRLAEEDPSFQVHSDEETGQTIIGGMGELHLDILVDRMRREFKVEANVGKPQVAYRETIRKAVERVDYTHKKQTGGTGQFAKVQIAIEPIEGGDASYEFVNKVTGGRIPKEYIPSVDAGAQEAMQFGILAGYEMTGVRVILLDGGYHEVDSSELAFKIAGSQAFKEAARKASPVILEPMMSVEVTTPEDYMGEVIGDINSRRGQIQAMEERSGARVVKGLVPLSEMFGYVGDLRSKTSGRASYSMQFDSYAEVPRNVAEEIIAKAKGE; from the coding sequence ATGGCTACCACTTCGCTTGACCTTGCCAAGGTGCGCAACATCGGCATCATGGCTCACATCGACGCGGGCAAGACGACCACCACCGAGCGGATCCTGTTCTACACCGGTGTCTCTTACAAGATCGGTGAAGTCCACGACGGCGCTGCCACGATGGACTGGATGGAGCAGGAGCAGGAGCGCGGCATCACCATCACGTCTGCCGCGACGACCTGCCACTGGCCGCTCGAGAATGTCGATCACACGATCAACATCATCGACACGCCGGGTCACGTCGACTTCACCGTCGAGGTGGAGCGTTCGCTGCGCGTGCTCGACGGTGCTGTCACCGTGTTCGACGGTGTGGCCGGCGTCGAGCCCCAGTCCGAGACTGTCTGGCGTCAGGCGGACCGCTACGGCGTTCCGCGTATCTGCTTCGTCAACAAGCTCGACCGTACGGGCGCCGAGTTCCTTCGTTGCGTCGACATGATCGTGGACCGCCTCGGCGCCGTCCCGATCGTCATGCAGCTCCCCATCGGGTCCGAGATGGACTTCCAGGGTGTTGTCGACCTCGTCCGCATGAAGGCTCTCGTCTGGTCCGCCGAGGCCAGCAAGGGCGAGATGTACGACGTCGTCGACATCCCGGCCTCGCACACCGAGCTCGCCGAGGAATGGCGCGCCAAGCTGGTCGAGACCGTCGCGGAGAACGACGAGGAGCTCATGGAGCTCTTCCTCGAGGGCGTCGAGCCCACCGAGGAGCAGCTGTACGCGGCTGTCCGTCGTATCACCATCGCTTCCGGCAAGGGCAACGGCGAGAAGACGGTCACCCCCGTCTTCTGTGGCACCGCGTTCAAGAACAAGGGCGTTCAGCCCCTGCTCGACGCTGTCGTCCGTTACCTGCCGTCGCCCCTGGACGTCGAGGCCATCGAGGGCCACGACGTGCGGGACGCCGAGGTTGTCGTCAAGCGCAAGCCGTCCGACGACGAGCCGCTGTCGGCGCTCGCGTTCAAGATCGCGAGCGACCCGCACCTCGGCAAGCTCACCTTCGTCCGGATCTACTCCGGTCGCCTGGAGGCCGGCACCGCGGTGCTGAACTCCGTCAAGGGCAAGAAGGAGCGCATCGGCAAGATCTACCGCATGCACGCGAACAAGCGTGAGGAGATCGACTCGGTGGGCGCCGGCGACATCGTCGCCGTCATGGGCCTCAAGCAGACCACCACCGGTGAGACGCTGTGTGACGACAAGAACCCGGTCGTGCTGGAGTCCATGGACTTCCCGGCGCCGGTCATTCAGGTCGCCATCGAGCCCAAGTCCAAGGGTGACCAGGAGAAGCTGGGTGTCGCCATCCAGCGTCTCGCGGAGGAGGACCCCTCCTTCCAGGTGCACTCGGACGAGGAGACCGGCCAGACCATCATCGGTGGTATGGGCGAGCTTCACCTCGACATCCTCGTCGACCGTATGCGTCGCGAGTTCAAGGTCGAGGCGAACGTCGGCAAGCCGCAGGTCGCGTACCGCGAGACGATCCGCAAGGCCGTCGAGCGCGTGGACTACACCCACAAGAAGCAGACCGGTGGTACCGGTCAGTTCGCCAAGGTGCAGATCGCGATCGAGCCCATCGAGGGTGGCGACGCCTCCTACGAGTTCGTGAACAAGGTCACCGGTGGCCGCATCCCGAAGGAGTACATCCCTTCGGTCGACGCGGGTGCGCAGGAGGCCATGCAGTTCGGCATCCTGGCCGGCTACGAGATGACTGGCGTCCGCGTCATCCTTCTCGACGGTGGCTACCACGAGGTCGACTCCTCCGAGCTCGCGTTCAAGATCGCCGGTTCGCAGGCCTTCAAGGAGGCCGCGCGGAAGGCTTCGCCGGTCATCCTCGAGCCCATGATGTCCGTCGAGGTCACCACGCCCGAGGACTACATGGGTGAGGTCATCGGCGACATCAACTCCCGCCGTGGTCAGATTCAGGCCATGGAGGAGCGCAGCGGCGCTCGCGTCGTGAAGGGCCTCGTGCCCCTTTCGGAGATGTTCGGCTACGTCGGCGACCTCCGCAGCAAGACCTCGGGTCGCGCAAGCTACTCGATGCAGTTCGACTCCTACGCCGAGGTTCCGCGGAACGTCGCCGAGGAGATCATCGCGAAGGCCAAGGGCGAGTAA
- the rpsL gene encoding 30S ribosomal protein S12 has translation MPTIQQLVRKGRQDKVEKNKTPALEGSPQRRGVCTRVFTTTPKKPNSALRKVARVRLTSGIEVTAYIPGEGHNLQEHSIVLVRGGRVKDLPGVRYKIIRGSLDTQGVKNRKQARSRYGAKKEK, from the coding sequence GTGCCTACGATCCAGCAGCTGGTCCGGAAGGGCCGGCAGGACAAGGTCGAGAAGAACAAGACGCCCGCACTCGAGGGTTCCCCTCAGCGCCGCGGCGTCTGCACGCGTGTGTTCACGACCACCCCGAAGAAGCCGAACTCGGCGCTCCGTAAGGTCGCGCGTGTGCGTCTGACCTCCGGCATCGAGGTCACGGCCTACATCCCGGGTGAGGGTCACAACCTGCAGGAGCACTCCATCGTGCTCGTGCGTGGTGGCCGTGTGAAGGACCTGCCGGGTGTTCGTTACAAGATCATCCGCGGTTCCCTCGACACGCAGGGCGTCAAGAACCGTAAGCAGGCTCGCAGCCGCTACGGCGCCAAGAAGGAGAAGTAA